Within the Laspinema palackyanum D2c genome, the region TCGGACCCTAGATTTATCTTCTTCAAAAGTTACATCTAAAACCCAATGTTCTTTATTTTCAATGCTCCAATGTTCCCGGATAATAGAACCATGTTTTTGGGCATCTACGGTTAAAAAACTTAGATAAAACTGGACTTCATGAGATCTGCCATTCTGCCATTCGGGCGCATCCAGCAGTTAGGGGAGGGGCCTTCACAGGTTGGAGTGAGGGAGACGACCAGGAAGGGGTAGAATAAAAAGAGGGAATGCGTGCAAACACATTCCCATTTCACTAAAAATTTAAACTTAAGAGTATGATAACACGCCTCGAAGAATTGATAGCTGCTCACATAAACTGTCCAAACCATTGGTCAAAACTAGAAACCGCATCGAGTCTGGGGGCACTCGTGTGGGTAGCATGGGGCATTGGATTAGAATTGGCTAGGTTTTTGGTAGAGCGCGAGTTGACAAGACGCGCCCTCTTACCGACCCAATGGCCTTCTTGTCCACATTGTGGGACTCGTTTGAATAGCAAGGGTTTTCAACCCCGTTCAATGCTAACCCTTGTCGGACAAGTCAAGTGGTCTCGCCGAGTGGGGCGTTGCCCGAAAAAATGTCCGGGTAGTTTAAGAGTACCTCTTGATGAATGCTTCTTAATAAAACCTGACCAAAAAACCTCAGAGGAAGTGGTTAAACTGGGATGTTTATTAGCAATTTTTGTACCGTTTGAAATCACTTCTCATTTACTCGAACAGTTAACGGGCATTAAAGTTTGCGCTCAAACAATAGCCAATTGGGTTACTCAAAAGGGACGGCTGGCAACGTCCAACCTTTCGTTTGAGCTCACGGCTTTTTCCCAAGGAGAAAGCCCAACTCCTGAACAGCTATCGACTAAGGTAGAGTCAATGACTTTAGCTGTGGGGGGGGACGGGGTGATGGTGCCTTTTAGACCCCAGGAAAAAAGTCCGTCGGGAGCTACACAATGGAGAGAAGTAAAAGTCGGGATAATAGCCAGATTAGGAGCGCATTTTACCCGCAAGGGTAAGCCCGCCACCCGGTTACATCACCGTCGTCTAGTCGGCGTTCTCGGAAATATTCATGACCTAGCTCCCCGACTGATGGTAGAAGCTGTGCGCTCTGGACTTGAGGATGCCTCTAAAGTAGCCTGGTTATCTGACGGAGCCGTAGGATTTTGGAATTTATATGAGCAATTTTTGGAGCCGTTAAATGTAGTGGGGGTTTTAGATTTCTATCATGCGGCTGGACATTTATGGTCGGCTGCTGCTGCATATAAAGATGGCCGGACTCGGGCTGAAGAAAAGACTGGTTTAAACATTGGCGGCATGAATTGAGGCATGGCAATTCAATTGGAGTAATCAGTGAGCTAAATAGTCTGGCCAATTCTCCATCTTTAAAAGCTAGTCAACGCCAGAGTATCCGACGAGTACATGATTATTTTAAGGCTCATGAAGAACACATTACTTATCAATCTTTTGAAGAGCAAGGAATACCTAGAGGCTCTGGTATGGTCGAGAGTGCTTGTAAATGGTTGATACAACAGCGCTTTAAAGGGGTGGGTATGCGGTGGAGTAGTCAGGGATTTAATCACCTGTTACATTTGCGTCTGGCCTGGGTAAATAGTCGCTTTGATGACTTGTTTGAAAAAGGGAGTTGTTTTGAGCCTTCTACCTCCTCCCCCAACTCCTAGATGCGCCCCTGCCATTCCACTCGTCTCGAAACCGCTCGACTATAACAATCGTCTGGAGTCCCGCCCATTTGTCTTGATTATAAAGACCTCCAAATTCGGAAACGGGAATAGCCCAAACTCTTCTTTTTTCAACCCGGTTATGCCCTTTTTCTATTTGACGATACTCGGTCATTTTAACCCCAGAAAATTGGCTCTTTACTTGAAATTGAAACCAAGATTTAACTTGATTGTAAAGAGTTGGGTGATTGCTTTTTAAGCAGACTACATAATTAGCTTTTTGATGAACAATCTGTTTAACAATATCCGTTTGAGTTCCCATTGCATCCATCGTAACAATTGCGCCAGTTACGTCGATTAATTCTAACAGGGCTGGGATTGCTGTAATTTCATTGGAATGGCTGTCTACCTTAACTTGGCCGAGGACTCAACGATTTTTTGAAGCCCACGCTGTCACTAAATGTAAATTTTTTTTGCCCTGATTTCGGTCATAAGACCCTCGAAGACTTTTTCCGTCAATCGGAATAACTTGGTCAGCAAATGAGCCTATAAATTTTTGAACCCATTGAGTTAACTTCTTTTCTAAAATTTTGGGGTCGATTTTTTCAAAAACTCTACGAAACGTATCATGATGAGGAATCCCATTTGGTAATTCTAAAAATTGTTTGAGCCAGTTTTTTTACTTATTCCATAATTTTCCATATCTTCCCATCCGTTACCTCCAGCTATTATTGCTAACAAAGCAATCACTAGAATATCTTTAAGTAAGTGATGTTTAGTGCGGTCAACTCTCGGGTCAGGTACATCATCAAAATAATTCAACAAACCCCCTTCTAGTTCTTGCATAGAAATAGGTTGAGGCTGGGTTTTGAGGGTTTTTAGTTTAGCGCTTGCGACCCGGGGTGAAAATCCTTTAGTCATAGAATATTCATTCCTATTTTCTACTGATAAAAGAGAGTCATTTTAGAATCTCTCGGACAAACTGGGCAGCTATAATACTGCACCATCTTTTGTTGGTCTGTTACATTTAATACCAAATTAGATGCGCTTACCCTGCTACAACAGCCAAGAAAACTATCAACTCGCCACAGAATTCTATGAGCCAGCCTTGATGATTCGGTGGGAATTAAACGATAGAGAAGGATTGGGTAATACCCTCCATCACTTAGGATTAGCTTACTATCGGTTGGAACAGTATGACCGGGCAGAAGAATATTTATTCGCCGCCATTGAAGTCGGAGAAAAATTGTATCCCAGCTTAACCGATGACCAAAAAATATCATTATTTTAACAACAATTATATACTTACGACCGGCTACAAAAAGCCCTGATTGCTCAAGATAAAACCGATAAAGCCCTGGAAATTTCAGAACGGAGTCGAGCCAGAGCGTTTGTCGAACTCCTCGCTCAAAAAAACACCGAACCGTTAGAAGAAAACCGGCTATTAGTCCCGCCTCCTACCCTGGAAGAAATTCGCCAAATTGCTGCGTCTCAAAATGCTACCCTAGTCCAATATTCCTGAGTTCGTGGAGATTTTTCTCGGGAAAGCCCAACATTTTTAAAAAATTTAGAACTCTATATTTGGGTGATTAAGCCAACGGGAGAAATCACGTTTCATCGCACTGACCTCCATGATTTATGGCAAGAGCAAGACACTTTGTTAGCTAAAATTGTGGCCAATGCCCGATGTTTTGACAACTGGGTTTGTCGCCAGAATATTACAACGGCTCAACGGAGTGATATTTCGGAAGTTTACCTGAGAGGGTGACAAGACAGCTAGACCAATTGCTGTACAAGGGATAGAGCATTTAGTCCTTGCCGGAAATTCTGAGCTTTATGAGGCTTAAGGGCCATCAATGCTAACATCTCTTCTTGCCAGAAAAGGAGGGACTGGCTCCAAGCATAACCCGATAATCCGAGCCAAAAAATACTATGATGGGGAAAATTATTCGGAGTTTTTTCGCTACGACCGAGGTAAGGTACTAAGTGGTTAGATTTCAACTCATGACCCGAATTAGTCGCTAACCAATAAGCGAAAGTAATCAACAAAACCAAGGCCAAAAATCGGGTTGAATCCACCCGAGTAGATTCCATATTATAGCCGCCACTTTTACAATCTCTAAACATCATTTCGATACCCCATCGCGCTTGATAAAGTTCTTTAACCAGCTTAGGGTTAGAAATCGTAGTTAGTAAATACCACGGTTCTTTCACCTTTTTGCCTCGATGACTTTTTTCCCAATAAACTCCTAGATTGAATCCCTGAATAGGCTCAGATTTTTGAAAGGTTACATCAGTGAAAAAATGGGATTCTCCCGATTTAAATCCTTGGGTTTTTAAAGACTTACCTCTCTGGCATGAAGTGGCTACAAAAGCACTCTTTTTCTGGCGGAATACAACGTCTATACTCCTTACCCTGAGCCAGTCTGCGAGTTTAGCGCTATGAAATTCTCTGTCTCCTATCACTACAACCGGATAAGGTTTTAGAAGGGCCAGCACCGGCCCTAATACCCGTTTCTGTTCCCGGAAAGAGCTACTGCCTAACTTTGGGAGTAGCTCCCAATATATTGGTAAAGCATGATTTCCCCAAATTATCGTGACCATCAGGAGATTACGGTCTCTCCATTGAGTGCGGTCGAGAGCAACCGCTACATAATTTTTGGTTTTAAATCTTAATTTTGAGCGCTTTCTCCGTTGCGCTCTATTTAAATGTTTTTCTCTGAATTCGGATTTTAAAGCGGCCTTGATTATAGGAAACCAGAGCAACTTCGCCGAAAGTTGGGGGAGTTGCAGAAATCGTTGAAGACTTTTGACGCGACTCTTATATTGAATGGGTTGTGGAAAAATATTGGCAAGGGTTGATAATCTGACTTGCCGATAACTTTGAAGCATCAAAACTAAGAGTTCTAAGGTCTGTGTTTGACTCTCGCTCAAATGGATTCGTAATACCTTTTGATATAATGTCTTTAGCATTTTTTGTTAGGGTGGCTCCAAGGGCCACCCGCTTTTTTACGACTTCTCCATTATCTCAAACAACTGCCCTGTCTGGGTTTTACCTCCGTTGTCACCCTCTCAGGAAGTTTACAGTCAACCGATTTCGGAATTTAATCAACAGGCTGCCCGGGGCCAAACGGTTAATCCCTCGCAACGGGGCAATGAGCAAGAGTTGCATCAACTCTATCAATTATTAATTGAACCCATTGCGGATTTATTACCCTCAGACCCCAATGAACGGGTGATTTTTATTCCACAAGATTCATTATTTTTAGTCCCCTTTCCCGCCTTGCCCGATGCCAACGGGAAATATTTGATTGAAAAGCATACAATTCTCACTGCGGCTTCGATTCAAGTCTTAGATTTAACTCGCAGACAGAGACAGCGACTTCCCCAAACTCAGACCGATATCTTGATTGTCGGTAATCCCACCATGCCGATGAGGGGAGAGCAACGACTTTCGCCTCTAGTGGGTGCAGAAACAGAAGCGCAGGCGATCGCCCAACTGCTGAATACAACGCCCTTGATTGGGTCAGAAGCCACCAAAGCCCGGGTAATCGAGAAGATGGCAACCTCCCGAATTATACATCTGGCGACTCACGGCAGTTTCGACCCTGAGCGTGGGATTGGCAGTTGGCTGGCCCTGGCCCCTACCGGGTCCGATGATGGATTTTTGACCGCAGAGGAAATTTTGGACCTCCAACTGAGTGCCGAGTTAGTGGTGCTTTCCGCCTGTGATACGGGACGGGGGAAAA harbors:
- a CDS encoding tetratricopeptide repeat protein, which produces MRLPCYNSQENYQLATEFYEPALMIRWELNDREGLGNTLHHLGLAYYRLEQYDRAEEYLFAAIEVGEKLYPSLTDDQKISLF
- a CDS encoding IS4 family transposase, whose protein sequence is MLKTLYQKVLRIHLSESQTQTLELLVLMLQSYRQVRLSTLANIFPQPIQYKSRVKSLQRFLQLPQLSAKLLWFPIIKAALKSEFREKHLNRAQRRKRSKLRFKTKNYVAVALDRTQWRDRNLLMVTIIWGNHALPIYWELLPKLGSSSFREQKRVLGPVLALLKPYPVVVIGDREFHSAKLADWLRVRSIDVVFRQKKSAFVATSCQRGKSLKTQGFKSGESHFFTDVTFQKSEPIQGFNLGVYWEKSHRGKKVKEPWYLLTTISNPKLVKELYQARWGIEMMFRDCKSGGYNMESTRVDSTRFLALVLLITFAYWLATNSGHELKSNHLVPYLGRSEKTPNNFPHHSIFWLGLSGYAWSQSLLFWQEEMLALMALKPHKAQNFRQGLNALSLVQQLV
- a CDS encoding CHAT domain-containing protein, with the translated sequence MSPSQEVYSQPISEFNQQAARGQTVNPSQRGNEQELHQLYQLLIEPIADLLPSDPNERVIFIPQDSLFLVPFPALPDANGKYLIEKHTILTAASIQVLDLTRRQRQRLPQTQTDILIVGNPTMPMRGEQRLSPLVGAETEAQAIAQLLNTTPLIGSEATKARVIEKMATSRIIHLATHGSFDPERGIGSWLALAPTGSDDGFLTAEEILDLQLSAELVVLSACDTGRGKITGDGVIGLSRSFISAGVSSILVSLWKVDDRVTAYLMGEFYQNWQQGSNKAQALREAMLRTMQQYPGVENWAAFTLIGEAE